A single Saccharolobus shibatae B12 DNA region contains:
- the mcm gene encoding minichromosome maintenance protein MCM yields MEIPSKQIDYRDLFIEFLTTFKNNSNQNKYIERINELIAYRKKSLIVEFSDVLSFNENLAYEIINNTKIVLPILEGALYDHILQLDPTYQRDIEKVHVRIVGIPRVIELRKIRSTDIDKLITIDGILVKVTPVKERIYKATYKHIHPDCMQEFEWPEDEEMPEILEMPTICPKCGKPGQFRLIPEKTKLIDWQKAVIQERPEEVPSGQLPRQLEIILEDDLVDSARPGDRVKVTGILEIKQDSPIKRGSRAVFDIYMKVSSIEVSQKVLDEVTISEEDEKKIKDLAKDPWIRDRIIASIAPSIYGHWELKEALALALFGGVPKVLEDTRIRGDIHILIIGDPGTAKSQMLQFISRVAPRAVYTTGKGSTAAGLTAAVVREKGTGEYYLEAGALVLADGGIAVIDEIDKMRDEDRVAIHEAMEQQTVSIAKAGIVAKLNARAAVIAAGNPKFGRYITERPVSDNINLPPTILSRFDLIFILKDQPGEQDRELANYILDVHSGKSTKNIIDIDTLRKYIAYARKYIIPKITSEAKNLITDFFVEMRKKSSETPDSPILITPRQLEALIRISEAYAKMALKTEVTREDAERAINIMRLFLESVGVDMESGKIDIDTIMTGKPKSAREKMMKILEIIDSLAVSSECAKVKDILKEAQQVGIEKSNIEKLLTDMRKSGIIYEAKPECYKKV; encoded by the coding sequence TTGGAAATTCCTAGCAAACAGATTGACTATAGAGACCTCTTTATAGAATTTCTAACAACTTTCAAGAATAACAGCAATCAGAACAAATATATTGAGAGGATAAATGAACTAATAGCGTATAGGAAAAAAAGTCTTATAGTAGAATTTTCCGATGTACTCTCATTCAACGAAAATCTAGCTTATGAGATAATAAATAATACCAAAATCGTTCTACCGATTCTAGAAGGTGCGTTATATGATCATATCCTACAATTGGATCCTACATATCAGCGAGATATAGAAAAGGTTCACGTTAGAATTGTAGGAATACCTAGAGTTATAGAACTTAGAAAAATAAGAAGTACTGATATAGATAAACTAATAACCATTGATGGAATACTAGTTAAAGTTACTCCGGTAAAAGAAAGAATTTACAAGGCAACCTATAAGCACATTCACCCAGACTGCATGCAAGAGTTTGAGTGGCCAGAAGATGAAGAGATGCCAGAAATATTAGAGATGCCAACCATATGTCCAAAATGTGGTAAGCCGGGACAATTCAGGCTAATCCCAGAGAAAACAAAGTTAATTGATTGGCAAAAAGCGGTAATCCAAGAGAGACCAGAAGAAGTACCTTCCGGGCAGTTACCTAGGCAGTTAGAAATAATCCTTGAAGACGATTTAGTTGATTCTGCAAGGCCAGGGGATAGAGTAAAAGTAACTGGAATTTTAGAGATAAAACAAGACTCTCCAATTAAAAGAGGAAGTAGAGCGGTATTCGACATTTATATGAAAGTTAGTAGTATAGAAGTTTCACAAAAAGTACTAGATGAAGTAACAATCTCTGAAGAAGATGAGAAAAAGATCAAGGATTTAGCTAAGGATCCTTGGATACGTGATAGAATCATAGCATCGATAGCGCCATCTATTTATGGTCATTGGGAATTAAAGGAAGCTCTAGCATTAGCATTATTTGGAGGAGTTCCTAAGGTTCTAGAAGATACAAGAATAAGAGGAGATATTCACATTCTAATAATAGGTGATCCCGGTACCGCCAAATCACAAATGCTACAGTTTATCTCGAGAGTAGCTCCAAGGGCAGTTTACACAACTGGTAAAGGATCCACAGCTGCAGGCTTAACAGCTGCAGTAGTGAGAGAAAAGGGAACTGGAGAATATTACTTAGAAGCTGGCGCGTTAGTGTTAGCTGATGGTGGAATAGCTGTAATAGATGAAATAGATAAGATGAGAGACGAAGATAGAGTAGCCATTCATGAAGCAATGGAACAGCAGACAGTTTCCATAGCGAAAGCTGGAATAGTGGCTAAATTAAACGCTAGAGCTGCAGTTATTGCTGCGGGAAATCCAAAATTTGGTAGATATATAACCGAAAGGCCAGTATCTGATAATATTAACTTACCTCCCACAATCTTATCAAGATTTGACCTAATATTCATATTAAAGGATCAACCCGGTGAACAAGATAGAGAGCTTGCAAACTATATATTAGATGTACATTCAGGAAAATCTACAAAAAATATTATAGATATAGATACATTAAGAAAATATATAGCGTATGCAAGGAAATATATTATACCAAAAATTACGAGCGAAGCTAAGAATCTAATTACAGACTTCTTCGTGGAGATGAGGAAGAAAAGTTCGGAAACTCCCGATAGCCCAATATTGATAACTCCAAGACAATTAGAGGCTTTAATAAGAATTTCAGAAGCTTATGCTAAAATGGCTCTCAAAACAGAAGTCACTAGAGAGGATGCAGAAAGAGCCATAAATATAATGAGACTATTCCTAGAAAGCGTAGGAGTTGACATGGAAAGTGGAAAAATAGATATAGATACGATAATGACTGGTAAACCTAAAAGTGCTAGAGAGAAAATGATGAAAATACTAGAAATAATAGATAGTTTAGCAGTAAGTTCAGAGTGTGCAAAGGTTAAGGATATACTAAAAGAAGCACAACAAGTTGGTATCGAAAAAAGTAACATAGAAAAATTACTTACAGATATGAGAAAAAGTGGCATAATATACGAAGCAAAACCAGAATGTTACAAAAAAGTCTAA